The genomic interval TCAATCAGTCCATCACGCATTCTGACGATCCGGTGTGCATGTAAAGCAATATCCTCTTCGTGCGTAACCAGAATGATCGTATTTCCTTTACTATGAATTTCTTCCAGCAAACCCATAATCTCCACCGAAGTCTTGGTATCCAGGTTACCTGTGGGCTCATCGGCCAGAATAATAGAAGGATTGTTAATTAATGCTCTGGCAACAGCCACACGCTGCCGCTGACCACCTGAAAGTTCATTAGGCTTGTGCGTAACCCGGTTTCCTAAACCAACGTTCTCCAGCGCAACCGTAGCCCTTCTGTCCCGTTCTTTTTTTGTGATACCGGCATAGATCAGCGGTAAAGCAACATTATCGAGAGAAGTAGATCTTGGCAGCAGGTTAAAAGTCTGG from Pedobacter sp. WC2423 carries:
- a CDS encoding ABC transporter ATP-binding protein, whose protein sequence is MEKPLIDIKEIGRKYVIGTEVIHALKSVSLNINKGEFVALMGPSGSGKSTLMNILGCLDTPSKGDYILNGINVSQMTDDALAEVRNQEIGFVFQTFNLLPRSTSLDNVALPLIYAGITKKERDRRATVALENVGLGNRVTHKPNELSGGQRQRVAVARALINNPSIILADEPTGNLDTKTSVEIMGLLEEIHSKGNTIILVTHEEDIALHAHRIVRMRDGLIENDYLNTDIKTVSPRLSKLMEAGEDFEKMGHN